Proteins from a genomic interval of Actinomycetota bacterium:
- a CDS encoding phosphohydrolase: MTRQMRCPGNDMRNITADDVVCPSCHARVELFSDERGRRCPKCGERVDRDAVPSCAAWCAAAAECLGAERYKEFVEMMGAGEEDGSEAG; the protein is encoded by the coding sequence ATGACGCGTCAGATGCGGTGTCCGGGCAATGACATGCGCAACATCACGGCTGACGACGTGGTCTGCCCATCGTGCCACGCCCGCGTCGAGCTGTTCTCCGACGAGCGCGGGCGCCGGTGCCCGAAGTGCGGCGAGCGCGTCGACCGCGACGCGGTGCCGTCGTGCGCGGCCTGGTGTGCGGCCGCGGCGGAGTGCCTGGGAGCCGAGCGCTACAAGGAGTTCGTGGAGATGATGGGGGCGGGGGAAGAGGACGGCTCGGAGGCGGGGTAG
- a CDS encoding undecaprenyl/decaprenyl-phosphate alpha-N-acetylglucosaminyl 1-phosphate transferase, whose protein sequence is MAWWQYLVLGGVALSVTLLLTPWARRLGERTGAVALAGGRNVHEGTVSRFGGVAMFLGFVATLAVAWAGDRLLGWDLGVVARPGQVLGVLAGATVIFAVGVLDDLHTWSPRDKLLGQIAAAVIAVAAGARVEYIGNPFGPGLQSLGLAAYPVTVLWLVGFANVINLIDGLDGLAGGVAAISAGWFALLAAQSNQVIAAVFAVALLGACVGFLRYNFHPASVFMGDSGSMFLGFILGSIALMGVMKSTAAITLAVPLLIIGVPIFDTGSAIIRRILHRRPIQEADKGHLHHRLLGRGYGQRMTVTIIWAWSFALAVAGYAMRYAPSSLRWVTLVLVAVPSAFVANRLGLFDAAHHHVDEG, encoded by the coding sequence ATGGCGTGGTGGCAGTACCTCGTGCTCGGGGGAGTGGCGCTTTCCGTCACACTGCTGCTGACGCCGTGGGCGCGGCGGCTGGGCGAGCGCACCGGCGCGGTCGCGCTCGCGGGCGGGCGCAACGTGCACGAGGGCACGGTGTCACGCTTCGGCGGCGTGGCGATGTTCCTCGGCTTCGTGGCGACGCTCGCGGTCGCGTGGGCCGGTGACCGGCTGCTGGGCTGGGATCTCGGTGTGGTCGCCAGGCCCGGACAGGTGCTCGGCGTGCTGGCGGGTGCGACGGTCATCTTCGCCGTCGGCGTGCTCGACGACCTGCACACCTGGAGCCCGCGCGACAAGCTGCTCGGCCAGATCGCCGCGGCGGTCATCGCGGTCGCGGCAGGCGCTCGGGTCGAGTACATCGGCAACCCGTTCGGGCCGGGGCTGCAGAGTCTCGGGCTCGCGGCGTACCCGGTCACCGTGCTGTGGCTCGTCGGGTTCGCGAACGTCATCAACCTCATCGACGGGCTCGACGGGCTCGCCGGCGGCGTGGCCGCCATCTCGGCCGGGTGGTTCGCGCTGCTCGCCGCGCAGAGCAACCAGGTCATCGCAGCGGTGTTCGCGGTCGCGCTGCTCGGGGCGTGCGTCGGGTTCCTGCGCTACAACTTCCACCCGGCGAGCGTCTTCATGGGCGACTCGGGGTCGATGTTCCTCGGCTTCATCCTCGGGTCCATCGCGCTGATGGGCGTGATGAAGTCGACCGCGGCCATCACCTTGGCCGTGCCGCTGCTGATCATCGGCGTGCCGATCTTCGACACCGGCTCGGCCATCATCCGGCGCATCCTGCATCGGCGCCCCATCCAGGAGGCCGACAAGGGCCACCTGCACCACCGGCTGCTCGGGCGCGGGTACGGCCAGCGCATGACGGTGACGATCATCTGGGCGTGGTCGTTCGCGCTGGCGGTGGCGGGCTACGCGATGCGCTACGCGCCGTCGTCACTTCGGTGGGTGACGCTGGTGCTCGTGGCGGTCCCGTCGGCGTTCGTGGCCAACAGGCTCGGGCTGTTCGACGCGGCGCACCACCACGTGGACGAGGGATAG
- a CDS encoding cytidine deaminase encodes MAIAEQVAGRSTCVRRACGAVLVKDKRILATGYNGAPKGLRHCDEVGCLREQLGIPSGEKHELCRAIHAEQNAVVQAAKYGNSIDGAVCYCTHQPCVLCAKILINSGCTEIVFRDPYPDTLSEQMISEAGVTLRRLDRP; translated from the coding sequence ATGGCGATCGCCGAGCAGGTGGCCGGGCGCAGCACGTGCGTGCGCCGCGCGTGCGGCGCGGTACTCGTGAAGGACAAGCGCATCCTCGCGACAGGCTACAACGGTGCGCCGAAGGGCCTGAGGCACTGCGATGAGGTCGGCTGCCTGCGCGAGCAGCTCGGCATCCCGAGCGGCGAGAAGCACGAACTCTGCCGCGCCATCCATGCCGAGCAGAATGCGGTCGTGCAGGCCGCGAAGTACGGCAACTCGATCGACGGCGCGGTCTGCTACTGCACGCATCAGCCGTGCGTGCTGTGCGCGAAGATCCTCATCAACTCGGGCTGCACCGAGATTGTCTTTCGGGATCCGTACCCGGACACGCTGTCCGAGCAGATGATCTCCGAGGCGGGCGTGACCTTGCGCCGCCTCGATCGCCCGTAG
- a CDS encoding serine hydroxymethyltransferase → MTLKYIPGQDPEVAAAMDAELTRQRGTIELIASENFTSLAVMEACGSVLANKYAEGVPGKRYYGGCEEVDVVEDLARRRACELFGADHANVQPHAGAQANMAAYFAFLQPGDRVLGMSLAMGGHLTHGSPVNFSGKFYEMAAYGLHPETEMIDYDEVEHVAREFRPKMIIAGASAYPRVIDFERFGAIAREVDAILMVDMAHIAGLVAAGAHPSPVPHADVVTSTAHKTLRGPRGGFILCREQHAAAIDKSVFPGSQGGPLEHVIAGKAVAFREAAQPEFKAYIEQVIINCRAMAAAMAECGLRLISGGTDNHLALVDLRPADISGKDAEALLERVGITVNKNSIPNDPQSPFVTSGIRVGTAAMTTRGFTEGEAHTIGCLIADAVFKRDDEKRLADIAADIAAMLAEHPLYPEL, encoded by the coding sequence ATGACGCTCAAGTACATCCCCGGCCAGGATCCGGAAGTCGCCGCCGCGATGGACGCCGAGTTGACCCGGCAGCGCGGCACGATCGAACTCATCGCCTCGGAGAACTTCACCTCGCTCGCCGTCATGGAGGCGTGCGGCAGCGTGCTCGCCAACAAGTACGCCGAGGGCGTGCCCGGCAAGCGCTACTACGGCGGCTGCGAGGAGGTCGACGTCGTCGAGGACCTCGCGCGGCGGCGCGCGTGCGAGTTGTTCGGCGCCGACCACGCCAACGTCCAGCCGCACGCGGGCGCGCAGGCGAACATGGCGGCGTACTTCGCGTTCCTGCAACCGGGCGACCGCGTGCTCGGGATGAGCCTGGCCATGGGCGGGCATCTCACGCACGGCTCGCCGGTCAACTTCTCCGGGAAGTTCTACGAGATGGCCGCCTACGGGCTGCATCCCGAGACCGAGATGATCGACTACGACGAGGTCGAACACGTAGCGCGCGAGTTCCGGCCGAAGATGATCATCGCGGGCGCGAGCGCGTACCCGCGCGTGATCGATTTCGAGAGATTCGGCGCGATCGCGCGCGAGGTCGACGCGATCCTCATGGTCGACATGGCGCACATCGCCGGGCTGGTCGCCGCCGGCGCACACCCGTCGCCCGTGCCGCACGCCGATGTCGTCACCTCCACCGCGCACAAGACGCTGCGCGGCCCGCGAGGCGGCTTCATCCTGTGCAGGGAGCAGCACGCGGCCGCCATCGACAAGTCCGTCTTCCCGGGCAGTCAGGGCGGCCCGCTCGAGCACGTCATCGCCGGCAAGGCGGTCGCGTTCCGCGAGGCGGCCCAGCCGGAGTTCAAGGCCTACATCGAACAGGTCATCATCAACTGCAGGGCGATGGCGGCGGCGATGGCCGAGTGCGGCCTGCGGCTCATCTCGGGCGGCACCGACAACCACCTCGCGTTGGTCGACCTGCGCCCCGCCGACATCAGCGGCAAGGATGCCGAGGCGCTGCTCGAGCGCGTCGGCATCACCGTGAACAAGAACTCCATCCCCAACGACCCGCAGTCGCCGTTCGTCACGAGCGGCATCCGCGTGGGCACCGCGGCGATGACCACCCGCGGCTTCACGGAAGGCGAGGCGCATACCATCGGCTGCCTCATCGCCGACGCGGTCTTCAAGCGCGACGACGAGAAGCGCCTGGCCGACATCGCCGCCGACATCGCGGCGATGCTCGCCGAGCACCCGCTCTATCCCGAGCTGTAG
- the rpiB gene encoding ribose 5-phosphate isomerase B, whose translation MRVLIGADHGGFGLKEQVKAHLMGRGHDVVDLGAYSADPVDYPDVATKVAHAVAAGEAERGILFCGTGIGMAIAANKVPGIRAANIFDPEVARLAREHNDANVLTLGGRFTPAETAKQIADVFLATEFTHDDRHVRRIGRIHEIEGAR comes from the coding sequence ATGCGGGTGCTGATCGGCGCCGACCACGGCGGCTTCGGGCTCAAGGAGCAGGTCAAGGCTCACCTCATGGGCAGGGGTCACGACGTCGTGGACCTTGGTGCGTACAGCGCCGACCCCGTCGACTACCCGGACGTCGCCACGAAGGTCGCGCACGCTGTGGCAGCCGGTGAGGCCGAGCGCGGCATCCTGTTCTGCGGCACCGGCATAGGCATGGCGATCGCCGCCAACAAGGTGCCGGGCATCCGGGCCGCCAACATCTTCGACCCCGAGGTCGCCCGGCTCGCGCGCGAGCACAACGACGCGAACGTACTCACGCTCGGAGGGCGGTTCACCCCGGCCGAGACCGCGAAGCAGATCGCCGACGTGTTCCTCGCGACCGAGTTCACCCACGACGACCGCCACGTGCGCCGCATCGGGCGCATCCACGAGATCGAGGGCGCCCGCTAG
- a CDS encoding threonylcarbamoyl-AMP synthase has product MSKVVHVDQENPSAEVVNLAATVLRDGGIVVFPTETVYGIGASAASCIGPHEIIDIKQRPARKAIPWLVEEEAALDTYGVDVPEYAHNLAKEFWPGALTIVVKAAAVVPPEFRDDRGTVALRSPDHTLVMELIRSSGGALIATSANTSGKPAPGSFEELEERIIAAADLTLDGGETEHGVASSVVDCTGEEPVILREGAVPAEEIMAAAKGHDA; this is encoded by the coding sequence ATGAGCAAAGTGGTGCACGTCGATCAGGAGAACCCTTCCGCAGAAGTGGTCAATCTCGCCGCCACGGTCCTTCGTGACGGCGGGATCGTCGTCTTCCCGACCGAGACGGTGTACGGCATCGGCGCCTCGGCGGCCTCGTGCATCGGTCCGCACGAGATCATCGATATCAAGCAGCGCCCCGCCCGCAAGGCCATCCCGTGGCTGGTGGAGGAGGAGGCGGCGCTCGACACCTACGGCGTCGACGTCCCCGAGTACGCGCACAATCTCGCGAAGGAGTTCTGGCCCGGCGCGCTGACGATCGTCGTCAAGGCCGCCGCCGTGGTGCCGCCCGAGTTCCGTGACGACCGCGGCACGGTGGCGCTGCGCTCACCCGACCATACGCTCGTCATGGAGCTCATCCGCTCGTCGGGCGGCGCGCTCATCGCCACCTCGGCCAACACGTCCGGCAAGCCGGCGCCGGGCAGCTTCGAGGAGCTCGAGGAGCGCATCATCGCCGCCGCGGACCTGACGCTCGACGGCGGCGAGACCGAGCACGGCGTCGCGTCGTCGGTCGTGGACTGCACCGGCGAGGAGCCGGTCATCCTGCGCGAGGGCGCGGTGCCGGCCGAAGAGATCATGGCCGCGGCGAAGGGGCACGACGCCTAA